In the Prosthecobacter algae genome, one interval contains:
- a CDS encoding glycosyltransferase, translated as MSQVPLVTVALASRNEVAMLVMTVISSVEAFRAAGVPGEVLVVDNSDEAVHAAVRSALSGQIKDGVVRLLREESPSIAVTTDRAHREARGEYVLYFDSHCLLGAGTLEKMLDFFARHSGERIGFLHAPIQWAHMSASSRMTHFQVDRTRMGEWAGAKRVKEEQRVTWKGMPHMIRRETYEKIGGLGCCAEHRLGWGIMRYLGMKPWLLGYENWAIPEGVVYHFGEWPDEVKPFAQYRNYHKSGEERVGSALAVAAYVFGGEDFLRSEYEAQMKPFFPSVDAALAAAKRLGEAERQWMLSNQVCSINQLFSNPPWNTL; from the coding sequence ATGAGCCAAGTTCCTTTGGTAACGGTCGCGCTGGCCTCTCGCAATGAGGTGGCCATGCTGGTGATGACGGTGATTTCATCGGTGGAGGCCTTCCGGGCTGCGGGAGTGCCTGGAGAGGTGCTGGTGGTGGACAACTCGGACGAGGCGGTGCATGCGGCAGTGCGGTCTGCGCTGTCGGGGCAAATCAAGGACGGGGTGGTGCGGCTGTTGAGGGAGGAGAGCCCATCGATTGCGGTGACGACGGACCGGGCGCACCGGGAGGCCCGGGGTGAGTATGTGCTGTACTTTGATTCGCACTGTTTGTTAGGTGCGGGGACTTTGGAAAAGATGTTGGACTTTTTTGCCCGTCACTCGGGGGAGCGGATCGGATTTCTGCATGCGCCGATCCAGTGGGCGCACATGTCAGCCAGCAGTCGCATGACGCATTTCCAAGTCGACCGGACGCGCATGGGGGAGTGGGCGGGTGCGAAGCGGGTGAAGGAGGAGCAGCGAGTGACCTGGAAGGGGATGCCGCACATGATCCGGCGGGAGACGTATGAGAAAATCGGGGGGCTGGGCTGCTGTGCGGAACATCGGCTGGGCTGGGGAATCATGCGGTACCTGGGGATGAAGCCATGGCTGCTGGGCTATGAAAACTGGGCGATCCCGGAGGGGGTGGTGTACCACTTTGGCGAATGGCCGGATGAGGTGAAGCCCTTTGCCCAATACCGGAACTATCATAAAAGCGGCGAGGAGCGTGTGGGCAGTGCCCTGGCGGTGGCGGCGTATGTTTTCGGCGGGGAGGACTTTCTGCGAAGCGAGTACGAGGCCCAGATGAAACCTTTTTTCCCCTCGGTTGATGCTGCGCTGGCTGCGGCCAAGAGGCTGGGGGAGGCGGAACGACAGTGGATGCTGTCTAACCAAGTTTGCTCAATCAACCAGCTTTTTTCTAACCCACCCTGGAACACTTTATGA
- a CDS encoding choice-of-anchor D domain-containing protein, which translates to MADSYFDAPRRGNRDWPDIQLADGVSPLNRVYNDSVTLPADLLRKFPKEEMAARMVLTCTGSVTGPNKKLELEGGYEVRLVTDGAAGTVPVKVLAVDVRLLDTGAKVAAAVAAAVNGWLPMFTAVALGARLGIYTGKGQNAVLENTLGWVFSSEDVALVRPGFPPECTPGTYHPQCEHLVLVEARLTSSTDTHATFARRWQVDLARLDESAAVDVPAVLKQGMREGEQVEQSVAPPRQFLPWLKTLTQSLKTKRGTVAAAEPGTVQSAVTEENLASAAMNKVRQEWGTPVPLRTHEFDLDSGEMREVRQEVVPAGTLGKVIGDDGRYETVQQVDHLWAIRTTVQASGLAGLAQNGTFERAYKYRDNYAWPRVLHYIDIQAVPTDPRDIYSPTDRYCWRPVWLVDAFNGPCNWLVKERWTSKKPQFARDGGDPNWSTLYEEQAAVWEALADTVEATNPAQAEALREQAEGHRNASPDLPTETPMQTREIEFRGSELQIYVPECLHSGVRIWDGIFFQEYPRTVPMRWPREVIARVSLTPDQGGWLTRTYIVEAPSDNGRTSGLELWQAKQNSTGFTLEWTREASGAPQPTTLTVATDPTLKSGIHEDLFNKTVTPAGSGADREFAVTNVRRGRVYYARIQRGGLESNLCICTTEPVPELQVLHEGETLASGTGEVDLGNVEPGRSNTISLTLLSAGMKPLENLVVELVADGPDEDVNFWNVEAAPLGLPPSASDTLDVTFAPVAAEGGTLQATTRRVTLRITSNAEGSPFLLKLKGMVAKPEIEVEQPAGVVVLTAGLVDFGAVSDDRTERVFKLRNVGNAPLLGLALTFAGTDANDFSLKEDAFVTELGPQQSHTFTVVFDPAEDPGAFDVREARLEIVNNDDDENPYVIRLSGVLQKPRAPGVPDPTFPMPVNGLVRAVAVQADGDVVIGGDFTMVKDMTRNYVARVKPDGTLDSTFDPGVNGPVLAVAVQANGNILLGGQFGTVGGNVCPHLARVDASGNHDDYFLPDPNGEVRALAVQRDGKIVVGGNFTLLAGMTQHYYGRLLADGSVDSSFFQDTANNGPVNALTLTDEGKIVMVGDFAGEESPTTPPPTLPPTTWPPTTWPPTPPPPTSPPPTSPPPTSPPPTSPPPTSPPTTWPPTTWPPTTWPPTTWPPTTWPPTTWPPTTWPPPTSPPTTPPPTSPPTTPPPF; encoded by the coding sequence ATGGCTGATTCTTACTTTGATGCTCCCCGACGTGGCAACCGTGACTGGCCTGACATCCAGCTTGCGGACGGTGTTTCACCTTTGAACCGCGTGTACAATGACAGTGTGACGCTGCCTGCGGACCTGCTGCGCAAGTTTCCCAAGGAGGAGATGGCTGCGCGCATGGTGCTGACCTGCACGGGGTCTGTGACAGGGCCTAACAAAAAGCTGGAACTGGAGGGTGGCTATGAGGTGCGGCTGGTGACGGATGGCGCGGCGGGCACGGTGCCGGTGAAGGTGCTGGCGGTGGATGTGCGGCTGCTGGATACGGGGGCGAAGGTGGCGGCAGCGGTAGCGGCGGCGGTGAACGGGTGGCTGCCGATGTTTACGGCGGTGGCGCTGGGGGCGCGGCTGGGGATCTACACGGGGAAGGGGCAGAATGCGGTGCTGGAGAACACGCTGGGCTGGGTGTTCAGCAGTGAGGATGTGGCGCTGGTGAGGCCGGGTTTCCCGCCGGAATGCACGCCGGGGACGTATCACCCGCAGTGTGAGCACCTGGTGCTGGTGGAGGCGCGCCTAACCAGTTCTACCGATACGCATGCGACCTTTGCGCGACGCTGGCAGGTGGACCTGGCGAGGCTGGATGAGTCTGCGGCGGTGGATGTGCCTGCGGTGCTGAAGCAGGGGATGCGGGAAGGGGAGCAGGTGGAGCAGTCGGTGGCGCCACCACGGCAGTTTCTGCCCTGGCTGAAGACGCTGACGCAGAGCTTGAAGACGAAGCGGGGCACGGTGGCGGCGGCGGAGCCGGGCACGGTGCAGAGCGCGGTGACGGAGGAGAATCTCGCCTCGGCAGCGATGAACAAGGTACGGCAGGAGTGGGGGACGCCGGTGCCGCTGAGGACGCATGAGTTTGACCTGGACTCGGGGGAGATGCGGGAGGTGCGGCAGGAGGTGGTGCCAGCGGGGACGCTGGGGAAGGTGATCGGTGATGATGGCCGGTATGAGACGGTGCAGCAGGTGGATCATCTGTGGGCGATCCGGACGACGGTGCAGGCGAGCGGGCTGGCGGGCCTGGCGCAGAACGGCACGTTTGAGAGGGCGTACAAGTACCGCGACAACTATGCCTGGCCACGGGTGCTGCACTACATCGACATCCAGGCGGTGCCGACGGATCCGCGCGACATCTATTCGCCAACGGACCGTTACTGCTGGCGACCAGTGTGGCTGGTGGATGCGTTCAACGGGCCGTGCAACTGGCTGGTGAAGGAGCGGTGGACGAGTAAGAAACCGCAGTTTGCCCGCGATGGCGGAGACCCAAACTGGAGCACACTGTATGAGGAACAGGCGGCTGTGTGGGAGGCGCTGGCGGATACGGTGGAGGCGACGAATCCAGCGCAGGCGGAGGCTTTGCGGGAGCAGGCGGAGGGTCATCGGAATGCCTCGCCAGATCTGCCGACAGAGACGCCGATGCAGACGCGGGAGATCGAGTTTCGCGGGAGTGAGCTGCAGATTTATGTGCCGGAGTGCCTGCACAGCGGGGTGCGCATCTGGGATGGCATTTTCTTTCAAGAGTATCCGCGCACGGTGCCGATGCGGTGGCCGCGCGAGGTGATCGCACGGGTGAGCTTGACGCCGGACCAGGGGGGCTGGCTGACGCGGACGTACATCGTCGAGGCACCGAGTGACAATGGCCGGACGAGCGGGCTGGAGCTGTGGCAGGCGAAGCAGAATAGTACAGGATTTACCCTGGAGTGGACGCGCGAGGCGAGCGGTGCCCCGCAGCCGACGACGCTGACGGTGGCGACGGACCCGACGCTGAAGAGCGGCATCCATGAGGATCTTTTCAATAAGACGGTGACTCCTGCGGGGAGCGGGGCGGACCGCGAGTTCGCGGTGACGAATGTACGGCGTGGCCGGGTTTACTATGCGCGCATCCAACGGGGCGGGCTGGAGAGCAACCTGTGCATCTGCACGACGGAGCCAGTGCCGGAGTTGCAGGTGCTGCATGAGGGGGAGACGCTGGCTTCGGGGACGGGCGAGGTGGATCTGGGTAATGTGGAGCCGGGACGCAGCAACACCATTTCGCTGACGCTGCTGAGTGCGGGGATGAAGCCGCTGGAAAATCTGGTGGTGGAGCTGGTGGCGGATGGGCCGGATGAGGATGTGAACTTTTGGAATGTGGAGGCGGCTCCGCTGGGGCTGCCGCCTTCGGCCAGCGATACACTGGATGTGACCTTTGCGCCGGTGGCGGCGGAAGGGGGGACGCTGCAGGCGACGACGCGGCGGGTGACGCTGAGGATCACCTCGAACGCGGAAGGGAGCCCCTTTTTGCTGAAGCTGAAAGGGATGGTGGCGAAGCCGGAAATCGAGGTGGAGCAGCCTGCGGGTGTGGTGGTGCTGACGGCGGGGCTGGTGGACTTTGGCGCGGTGAGTGATGACCGCACGGAGCGTGTCTTTAAACTGCGCAATGTGGGCAATGCGCCGCTGCTGGGGCTGGCGCTGACGTTTGCCGGGACGGATGCGAATGATTTCAGTCTGAAGGAGGATGCGTTTGTGACGGAGCTGGGGCCGCAGCAGAGCCACACGTTCACGGTGGTGTTTGATCCGGCGGAGGATCCGGGGGCGTTTGATGTGCGCGAGGCGCGGCTGGAGATCGTGAACAATGATGACGATGAAAATCCGTACGTGATCCGCCTGAGTGGGGTGCTGCAAAAGCCGCGTGCGCCAGGGGTGCCGGACCCGACCTTTCCAATGCCGGTGAATGGGCTTGTACGCGCGGTGGCGGTGCAGGCGGATGGGGATGTGGTGATCGGTGGAGACTTTACAATGGTGAAAGATATGACTCGAAATTATGTGGCGAGAGTGAAGCCGGACGGGACGCTGGACAGCACCTTTGATCCGGGAGTGAACGGGCCTGTGCTGGCGGTGGCGGTGCAGGCGAATGGTAACATTTTGTTAGGCGGGCAGTTTGGCACGGTGGGGGGAAATGTTTGCCCGCACCTGGCGCGGGTGGATGCCTCGGGGAATCATGATGATTATTTCCTGCCTGACCCGAACGGGGAGGTGCGGGCACTGGCGGTGCAGCGGGATGGCAAGATCGTGGTGGGGGGAAACTTCACCCTGCTGGCAGGGATGACGCAGCACTACTATGGCCGTCTGCTGGCCGATGGCAGTGTGGATAGCAGCTTTTTCCAGGACACGGCGAACAACGGGCCGGTGAATGCGCTGACGCTGACGGATGAAGGGAAGATCGTGATGGTGGGGGATTTTGCAGGGGAGGAATCGCCGACGACCCCACCGCCCACGCTGCCGCCAACGACTTGGCCGCCGACAACCTGGCCGCCGACTCCGCCACCACCAACTTCGCCACCACCGACCTCGCCACCACCAACTTCGCCACCACCGACCTCGCCACCGCCGACCTCGCCACCTACGACTTGGCCACCCACGACCTGGCCACCCACGACCTGGCCACCTACGACCTGGCCACCTACGACCTGGCCACCTACGACCTGGCCACCTACGACCTGGCCACCGCCGACTTCACCCCCGACTACCCCACCGCCGACTTCACCCCCGACTACCCCTCCCCCCTTCTAA